A window from Pseudomonadota bacterium encodes these proteins:
- a CDS encoding glycosyltransferase family 4 protein gives MARKRQRQTKTKSAGKGAPGTGGPRKAHLSVAQVHWGFPPIIGGVETHLATMLPEFNRMGHRTALLTGAFEGCRQEYDYQGTRIVRTPLMDLNWLFKRGLSGLDDEIAELFTGFVESARPDVIHAHNMHYFSKPHAKALSEVAKKKGLPLVLTAHNVWDEDLYLDLTRDVPWTHIIAVSHYIRREIIGIGVDQRRCTTIHHGIDHRKFSHDADTRSIYAKYPQLRGRRLVFHPARMGLAKGCDVSIKAFNIVHRRFPDAMLVLAGTKNIIDWGATQQKDIAYFIRLLKFFGLQKHVLIDSYELEQMPGLYAASDVVLYPSTAMEPFGLTMLEAMAAKKPIIVTNAGGMPEIIQDQINGFVVPIKNFEALAGRILRLLSEEDLRTDMGETGRALVEQRYTKEIMSENHVNLYRKLLS, from the coding sequence ATGGCCAGGAAGAGGCAGAGGCAGACGAAGACGAAGTCCGCAGGAAAGGGTGCGCCGGGGACCGGCGGCCCCCGGAAGGCTCATCTCAGCGTAGCGCAGGTCCACTGGGGCTTCCCGCCCATCATAGGGGGCGTCGAGACCCACCTGGCGACAATGCTGCCTGAGTTCAACAGGATGGGGCACAGGACAGCCCTGCTCACAGGGGCCTTCGAGGGTTGCAGGCAGGAATACGACTACCAGGGCACGCGCATCGTGCGAACGCCGCTCATGGACCTCAACTGGCTCTTCAAGCGCGGCCTCTCGGGCCTCGACGACGAGATAGCGGAGCTGTTCACCGGCTTCGTCGAGAGCGCGAGGCCCGACGTGATACACGCGCACAACATGCACTACTTCTCCAAGCCCCACGCCAAGGCGCTCAGCGAGGTCGCAAAGAAGAAGGGGCTGCCGCTCGTGCTCACCGCGCACAACGTATGGGACGAGGACCTCTACCTCGATCTCACCCGCGACGTCCCCTGGACGCACATCATCGCGGTCTCGCACTACATTCGCAGGGAGATCATCGGCATCGGCGTGGACCAGCGCAGGTGCACAACCATACACCACGGCATAGACCACAGGAAATTCAGCCACGACGCCGACACCCGCTCCATCTACGCCAAATACCCGCAGCTGAGGGGAAGGCGCCTGGTCTTCCACCCCGCGCGAATGGGGCTGGCAAAGGGCTGCGACGTCTCCATCAAGGCGTTCAACATCGTGCACCGCCGCTTCCCCGACGCGATGCTGGTGCTGGCCGGCACCAAGAACATCATCGACTGGGGCGCGACCCAGCAGAAGGACATCGCCTATTTCATAAGGCTGCTCAAGTTCTTCGGCCTGCAGAAGCACGTGCTGATAGACTCTTACGAGCTGGAGCAGATGCCGGGCCTCTACGCGGCGTCGGACGTGGTCCTCTACCCCTCCACCGCCATGGAGCCGTTCGGGCTCACTATGCTGGAGGCCATGGCCGCGAAGAAGCCCATCATCGTGACGAACGCGGGAGGCATGCCGGAGATAATACAGGACCAGATAAACGGCTTCGTGGTGCCGATCAAGAACTTCGAGGCCCTGGCCGGCAGGATCCTGCGCCTGTTGTCCGAGGAAGACCTCCGGACCGACATGGGCGAGACGGGGAGGGCGCTCGTGGAGCAGCGCTACACCAAGGAGATCATGAGCGAAAACCACGTGAATCTCTACCGGAAGCTCCTGTCCTGA
- a CDS encoding CBS domain-containing protein: protein MKQVKDIMKKRAVSVNEHDDIRTVCMALSRHKVSGLPVLGASGKLVGFVSERDIISAVARPGFDRATARHVMTRRVKTISDDAPVTSASKIFSEEDYRLLPVVRDGRLVGMIGRKEVVNFMMGNYY, encoded by the coding sequence ATGAAACAGGTGAAGGACATAATGAAGAAGAGGGCCGTATCGGTGAACGAGCACGACGACATACGCACCGTCTGCATGGCCCTGTCGAGGCACAAGGTGAGCGGACTGCCGGTGCTCGGCGCCTCGGGCAAGCTCGTGGGATTCGTGTCGGAGCGCGACATAATAAGCGCGGTCGCGAGACCCGGCTTCGACAGGGCGACCGCCAGGCACGTTATGACGAGGAGGGTGAAGACCATCTCCGACGATGCGCCGGTCACCAGCGCCTCGAAGATATTCTCCGAGGAGGATTACAGGCTACTGCCGGTGGTGCGGGACGGAAGACTCGTAGGCATGATAGGGCGCAAAGAGGTCGTTAATTTCATGATGGGCAACTACTACTAG